ATAGTGAATGCTGGCACCTTATAAAGCCTAGGGTAAGCTCAAACAATGCATAAGAAAAACAGTGTCACAAGACCTTATCTGAAGGCTGTGATTGGTTGACTTACACCCTGGCACAAAATAATTCAAAAGACAAACTGCGCcagatgccaaccaatcagagcagtggagacaacagggtcaaactagccaaagatggttgttatcTAGCACaagatcatttctaatatatctctcaaacagtgaggatatcagctaCGCTACACTTTTACCACGGGTGGAATTAAGTAGGGACAGTCACTCTAAACTTCCTCACTACATCCCTCCATCCTTTCTCATATATGCTTCGCGACAGTTACCTCATCTCCAGCCCCATCCTGCTCTTCAGGTACCTGAAGTAGTATAGCAGACCAGTGCCAGAGATGAAGGATCCTGCCTCGATTCCTTGCTTTCCTGTTCTCCATACACACTCCTTCACTACTGCGACCGTAAACAGAAAACATGCCCCACCTTCCTTTGAAAGTCCAATTGGCGGTACAGGACATTTATACAACCTAACTTAATTTCcatggtaaaaataaaacaaacttacATTTTAAGTATGGGGAGGAGCTGCACACAATTTACCAacctcctcttcctttttttcctatGGTGTAGCCGATGGTGTAGTCGCTGGGCTAAGAACAAGTCTTTTGTTGGCCATCTCTTGGCTAACATCTTGTATGTCCTGCGGGTATCTCTCTTTAAATTGTTTGAATATTTCTGCTTCTATCCTTGCTAACCATATATTCGGTGGCATGTCTTGTATCAGTTGAAAAATATAGGTTTTTTCATTCGCAGTTAATACTCTTTGTAGAACACTATTTTTCTCATTGTACTTCACAATCCTTTCTCTTAATGCATTTTTAGGGTCGGGGTAGATGCAGTTTAGTgagtaaaaaaagatatatatatatatactagcagagatacccagcattgcccatgttacatgcaattgaagaattagatttttctgtaatgaactggaatacctatgtttcgaattttatcaaaattgcagacgagggttatttccctctttacacaccctaaaaaaattataatcgtgCCACATGTTTCCTATAGCactgatttttatgcacatattccaaaattccagtcttatagaacctgtgaaaaggattttgctcctgaaaaatggaggtcatggagctataaaatgtgagagttaaggcccctattgggggtgggtgtcttaatgtcaaccagagaagttgaattgttgagaatctttttaacttgggtcttatatctattgtttgaatttctttgaaataggaaatatatgttcactgggtttgtaaaagagagcaaagctacaggaaaccaaaagatgaatgatcacaataagcagtcagctaccctaccttagtcgttaccactcccaatgtaggattcctcaccatcaaGGTGagaggcacagccgtaagatgcattacgaatctataacaattggaagggcatgacccaactgaaataagcattaacaactgtgtgagatgagggctaaggagaaatgaaagtgtcatgtttggagtttgcaaatgaccactatactgatacgtaactggacagaatagatttacaatctataaatgtctttgaataaccagtcactcatgtGGGAAggctttgaaatcaatgttaccatctggggactatgtgtgacccagtgataataaaaagagtgaaaggaggcctgcaatcaaataactttactcaacactttgcaactgaatcagtggaggcaaagatgcctttgacaatttatgcaccacattgcagaaatcacaatgtaagtgtatgtcaaagcaaactgttacactgttgtaccattgaaagatgagaaataaattaaatacttactcatacccatgggtatgagtaagtatctcatttatttctttgccgcatttatcactgacaaaaggagggttcttatgaactaaccctgaaattggttcgatatggtaataatggcaTTTTTTAGAAATCTATGTTGACCTTTTTTGAGTAGCATGCTTATTGTGATAAAtgatatggttatggacaatgtgtctagtttcggcatatttggcattagaaattttttagtTTGCCCTTATTCATaagttatatatctttatatataaaagtaaggctgtgtgtctgtctcctacgatttagattcctaactactcccacattttgcggtgcagtttaaccaaagcgggtatcttatagtcgtgattcatatcgagcccttctgggtattagcacacgtctacgatgagtctacgatttaaaaaaaaatttaccataatttttccctatttttaatgcattttcgctcggtttatataagggaagtaactctctaaaaatgtattattaaatctcaaaacgtaaaaagctacagtaacacccccctttgtggttagccatattgagatggctattatactttacatctctaaaaatgtttatatagttatttcccttacaaacccgagcaacgccgggtaatactgctagtatatatagatatatatatatacacacacacaaagataaattgatagatacaattgagtgggcaaacaaaaatattttgataagcctggtacttattctctcagttttTTCTTGTGAAactagtaagttatggggatgtaaataaatgaacaccagttgtgaagcagtgatgagggagaaacacaaagacacacacatagacttatatatatacatacatatatatatatgtatatatatatatatatatatatatatatatatatatatatatatatatatgattgatttctttcagtttctgtctacaaaatccactgacaaggctttcgttggtctgaggctatagcagaagacacatgccaagtcaccacacagtggaactgaacccaagaccatgtgttttggaaccaagtttgttaccacacagccacacctgcacctatgtatgggtgtatatatatgtatgcatgtatatatgtgtatatatatgtgtacatattacatgtacatctatatatgtatatacatctacacatacatgtatacatatacatctatatctatagaaatacatctatacatatacatgtatacatatacatctatatatatatacatctttatatatatgcatgtatatatatatatatatatatatatacacatgtaaatttaaatttaaaataataagggtgaaaaattgaatattaatttgattaatatcaatttaaaaccagtggtacagcatattgaaaagtctgaagtttcagaaaaatttatattacatacatataagagggatgacatGTAAGTGGACatacattatgctagaagaagatccgctatggtcttaccattcCTTTGTTAGTGATAAAACCATAGTGGATCTTCTTGTAGCAAAATGGATGTCTATtcttaatggttcatccctcttatataatagtgcTAGTGTTATATATTTAACTTGCAATCTTGGAAATAGAAGAATACATTGAGTAAGTTCATGTTAAAGTTTACATCTATAATTTGTCTATATAGAACTAAAGTAAAATTTCCTCTGTTGAATCTCATTTTCTCAACCATCCTCTACATCTTATTCTGTTTCTCTATTATTTCAGGACATCAGATGACATTGACTGAAGAGAATTCTTCACTTCTGATACATCATTCCCATCATCGTATCATGCTTAAAGGAAGATGTAACCCTGTCTGTATAAATCTTTGATGAATTACTGTAAACTATTTCTTCTGAACTGGGATTTATAGGAATATTTCTCAGCTTCACTGTGTGGAATGTGTTGAAGATGGTTCTGTATTCTAATTAAGCTTGGAAAAATCTACACACAGGAGTTCACAGCACCTTTGGATAgcaacaaatgtcttgtttgatGAAATTATTTCTCTGCAACAATTTCAGAGaaattttcattataattaaaatataaaaatgaaagaagtaaaaacacTTTTAATGTCCATGTTTTCTGGTGATTGTGGAAGAATCGTAGGAATTAATTTTGTAAGAAGCTGAGAAGATAGATATTATTTGAGAGATGCCAAGAGTGACAGGAAAATCATATGAGTTTGACATATTTGAAAAGTCCTCCCAAGAATGCAATCTCAAAgacattcatactggagagaagccatatcattgtgatgtctgtggcaaatgctttCCTAAAAGTGATGCCTTAACAAGAcatgtacgtattcatacaggagagaaaccatatccctgtgatgtctgtggtaaatcattctctataaGTGGTGCTTTAAGAAGACACAATCGCActcatacaggggacaaaccatatcactgtgatatctgtggaaggaCATTCTCCCAAACAGATTTCTTAacaagacacaaacgtattcattcaggagaaaagccatatcagtgtgatatttgtggtaaatccttctctcacaGCAGCACTGTACCaagacacaaacgtactcatacaggagagaaaccatatcactgtaatatctgtggcagAACCTTTTCCCAAAGTGGTTTCTTAACAAGGCACAAATGCATTCCTAAAGGatagaagccatatcactgtgatgtctttggcacaaacacatttatacaggCAAGAAACCACGTTGATGCAAAATTCGTGTTCTGTCattttcttgtagtgatgatttAGCTAAATACAAGCTTTTTCATGTAGGAAAATATCTTCAGCAGAGTAATTGTTATGAAAACAGGAGATTGGACATTTTTTTGGTATTAGTTTCAAAGTAAGCACCTccactgcaatttttttttaatttctttttcagatttcttttataaacacgattatgattattttaaagaaatgtcAATAAAGTAATATAACAGATATTTATAAAATTCACAATTACATGAAAAGTTAAGTTTTAAATAAAGTTATA
The window above is part of the Octopus sinensis linkage group LG28, ASM634580v1, whole genome shotgun sequence genome. Proteins encoded here:
- the LOC115225838 gene encoding zinc finger protein 3-like, whose amino-acid sequence is MPRVTGKSYEFDIFEKSSQECNLKDIHTGEKPYHCDVCGKCFPKSDALTRHVRIHTGEKPYPCDVCGKSFSISGALRRHNRTHTGDKPYHCDICGRTFSQTDFLTRHKRIHSGEKPYQCDICGKSFSHSSTVPRHKRTHTGEKPYHCNICGRTFSQSGFLTRHKCIPKG